The following coding sequences lie in one Calidithermus timidus DSM 17022 genomic window:
- the brxL gene encoding BREX system Lon protease-like protein BrxL — translation MSAEGATITSLSQKVSQVFGRLAIDKRRLLMSQLQKRGVPAYVAEWVLESVVPGVGPLTPEEAYKVQEWAKRVIPGPNEQNVIKHKIAQGETIRVLTPVQAEVDLSRTKKPPHFARMSLLGIDDAAISNELLNQYPDLLRQGVWGVTEISRLSDGPAILSFKPMQATVNLDLFKESRRAFTLEEWRSLLLISMGYVPSAFSQDEQTLLLCRLLPLVQKNLHLMELAPKGTGKSYIYENISPKVRLVSGGNVSPAVLFVNNATGQWGLLARLAVVVLDEVQTLRFEKPEEIVGGLKGYLANGKLTRGGLHETASDCGLVLLANISLDEHQRPLREVVVEELPKFLQETAFLDRIRGMIPGWRLPKLSNHFLIGPQTESAVGLKSDFFGDVLLSLRDDFSADQYCARHIRLKGRRPYKRNEESVRAIASGLMKLQFPHGEVSSEEFETYCLKPALELRQLIWNQLYILDGEYRQYEQYLGNEGA, via the coding sequence GTGAGTGCCGAGGGTGCGACCATAACCAGTCTGAGCCAGAAAGTGAGCCAGGTTTTTGGGCGACTGGCGATAGACAAACGCCGACTTTTGATGAGCCAACTACAAAAACGGGGGGTGCCTGCTTATGTGGCGGAGTGGGTTCTGGAGAGTGTGGTGCCAGGTGTAGGCCCTCTTACGCCTGAAGAGGCGTACAAGGTGCAGGAGTGGGCCAAGCGGGTAATTCCCGGACCAAACGAGCAGAATGTCATCAAACACAAAATTGCGCAAGGTGAGACGATACGTGTTTTGACCCCGGTTCAGGCGGAAGTGGACTTGAGCCGCACCAAAAAACCTCCGCACTTCGCTAGGATGAGCTTGCTGGGCATTGATGACGCAGCCATTTCGAATGAGCTGCTCAACCAATACCCAGACCTCTTGCGGCAGGGGGTGTGGGGTGTTACTGAAATCAGTCGCCTGTCGGATGGGCCCGCAATTTTGAGCTTCAAACCCATGCAGGCAACGGTAAATCTCGATTTGTTCAAGGAATCGCGTCGAGCCTTTACCCTTGAAGAATGGCGCTCCCTGCTGCTGATTTCGATGGGCTATGTACCGAGTGCTTTTTCCCAGGATGAACAAACGCTCTTGTTATGTCGGCTGCTTCCCCTTGTGCAGAAAAATCTGCATTTGATGGAACTGGCGCCCAAGGGAACCGGAAAAAGCTACATCTACGAAAACATCAGTCCCAAGGTGCGCTTGGTGAGTGGGGGCAATGTCTCACCTGCCGTACTGTTCGTCAACAATGCCACAGGACAGTGGGGGTTGCTGGCCCGCTTGGCTGTGGTGGTCCTTGATGAGGTGCAGACCTTGCGCTTCGAGAAACCCGAAGAGATTGTGGGGGGGCTGAAGGGCTACCTTGCCAACGGCAAGCTCACCCGCGGGGGCCTGCACGAAACAGCCAGCGACTGTGGACTGGTGCTCTTGGCTAATATCTCTTTGGATGAACACCAGCGCCCTCTTCGAGAAGTTGTGGTAGAAGAGTTGCCTAAGTTCCTGCAAGAGACTGCCTTCTTAGATCGCATTCGGGGCATGATTCCAGGCTGGAGGCTCCCCAAGCTGAGCAATCACTTTTTGATCGGTCCGCAGACCGAATCCGCGGTTGGGCTGAAATCAGACTTTTTTGGGGACGTTTTGCTGAGTTTGCGGGATGATTTCAGCGCCGATCAGTATTGTGCGCGTCATATCCGGCTCAAAGGAAGGCGACCCTATAAGCGCAATGAAGAGTCGGTACGAGCGATTGCCAGTGGTCTAATGAAGCTACAGTTTCCACATGGAGAGGTGAGCTCTGAGGAGTTCGAAACCTACTGCCTCAAACCTGCCCTCGAGCTCAGGCAACTGATTTGGAATCAGCTTTATATTCTGGACGGTGAGTACAGGCAGTACGAGCAATACCTTGGAAACGAGGGTGCATGA
- a CDS encoding cysteine desulfurase family protein → MKVLYLDNHATTPCDPQVVAAMLPFFTEHFGNPSSSLHPLGRKAADAVEQARGQVAQLIGAKPGEIVFTSGATESNNLAIFGLAAAYQGSRKRLVTTPIEHKAVLEPMRRLAQEGFELVYLPVDFRGRVDLEAAQRLIDHRTLLVSVQAANNEIGTLQPVEAIAALAREAGAVVHCDAAQAVGKVPVDVRAWGVDLLSLSAHKIYGPKGVGALYIRQDLKKSLLRPQVLGGGQEWGLRSGTLNVPGIVGLGAACTIAEATLNEEVRRIAEIRDAFEQGLSSRIPGVCFNGDLGCRLPGNSSISFPDVEADALILNLPDIALSMGSACNSGALEPSYVLTAIGLSREKAYSTVRVGWGRFNRLAEVPFAIDRICSSYEQLRAENPAAHKQF, encoded by the coding sequence ATGAAAGTACTTTATCTCGATAACCATGCCACCACACCTTGCGATCCGCAGGTTGTAGCAGCCATGCTTCCTTTTTTCACCGAGCATTTTGGCAACCCCTCGAGCAGCCTTCATCCTTTGGGTCGAAAGGCTGCTGATGCCGTAGAGCAGGCCCGTGGCCAGGTGGCCCAGCTTATTGGGGCCAAGCCTGGTGAAATTGTGTTCACCAGCGGGGCGACCGAGAGCAACAACCTTGCCATTTTTGGCCTAGCTGCGGCGTACCAGGGTTCTCGCAAGCGCTTAGTAACAACCCCCATTGAGCACAAGGCTGTGCTCGAGCCCATGCGGAGGCTGGCCCAGGAGGGCTTCGAGCTGGTGTATTTGCCGGTTGACTTCAGAGGAAGGGTTGACCTCGAGGCTGCCCAGCGCCTCATTGACCACCGTACCCTCCTTGTTTCGGTGCAAGCAGCTAACAACGAAATAGGAACCCTTCAGCCTGTAGAGGCTATTGCAGCTCTTGCAAGAGAGGCCGGAGCGGTTGTTCATTGCGATGCAGCCCAGGCAGTGGGTAAGGTGCCGGTAGATGTTCGGGCCTGGGGAGTGGATTTGCTGTCCCTCAGCGCCCACAAAATCTATGGCCCCAAGGGTGTGGGGGCCTTGTACATTCGGCAAGATTTGAAGAAGTCCCTCCTTAGGCCGCAGGTACTCGGTGGGGGGCAGGAGTGGGGCCTGCGCTCGGGAACCCTCAACGTACCCGGAATTGTAGGGCTTGGGGCTGCATGTACCATAGCCGAGGCAACCCTGAATGAAGAAGTGCGACGAATTGCCGAGATACGCGATGCCTTTGAGCAGGGCCTGAGTTCCAGAATACCGGGCGTTTGTTTCAATGGTGATCTCGGTTGTCGCCTTCCGGGCAACAGCAGCATCAGTTTTCCCGATGTAGAAGCTGATGCCCTGATTTTGAACTTGCCGGATATTGCCCTAAGCATGGGCTCAGCCTGCAATTCGGGTGCGCTTGAACCCTCCTATGTTCTAACTGCCATAGGGCTATCCAGAGAAAAGGCTTACAGCACGGTGCGGGTTGGCTGGGGTCGGTTTAATAGATTGGCTGAGGTGCCTTTTGCAATAGATCGGATTTGTAGCAGCTACGAGCAGCTCAGAGCTGAGAATCCAGCTGCCCACAAGCAATTTTAG
- a CDS encoding cytochrome c biogenesis CcdA family protein, producing the protein MALSLPIAFLAGVISFLSPCVLPLVPTYVLYLGGDKERPLVNAAAFILGFSAVFLLLGLPFTLLGSLLFDYREALSRIGGAVMILLGLYMLGLRPRWGVSLRYTGDTTRPWGAFILGIVLGLGWTPCIGPVLGGILTLTATGGGIHLLLAYILGLALPFFLVAAFTDHLRPMLRRMARFSHGVELAAGVVLLGVGILLLTGAYTTLNSFFLKITPAWLQDRL; encoded by the coding sequence ATGGCCCTGAGCCTGCCCATCGCCTTCCTTGCGGGAGTCATCTCCTTTCTCTCCCCCTGTGTGCTGCCCCTGGTGCCTACCTACGTGCTCTATCTGGGAGGGGACAAGGAGCGCCCGCTGGTCAACGCGGCGGCGTTTATCCTGGGATTTTCCGCGGTATTTTTGCTCTTAGGCCTCCCCTTTACCCTCTTGGGGAGCCTGTTGTTCGACTACCGAGAGGCCTTGAGCCGGATAGGGGGTGCGGTCATGATTTTGCTGGGGCTATATATGCTGGGCCTCCGACCGCGCTGGGGAGTAAGCCTACGCTATACGGGCGACACCACCCGCCCTTGGGGAGCTTTTATCCTGGGGATCGTGCTGGGGTTGGGCTGGACCCCCTGCATCGGCCCGGTTTTGGGAGGTATCCTTACCCTGACGGCTACCGGAGGAGGAATACACCTGTTGTTGGCCTATATTTTGGGCCTGGCCTTGCCCTTCTTCCTGGTAGCAGCCTTCACCGATCACCTACGACCTATGCTGCGCCGTATGGCCCGCTTCTCCCACGGGGTGGAGCTGGCGGCAGGAGTGGTGCTGCTGGGGGTGGGGATTTTGCTGCTTACTGGAGCCTACACCACTCTTAACAGCTTCTTCCTAAAGATCACTCCCGCCTGGCTACAGGATCGGCTCTGA
- a CDS encoding c-type cytochrome, translating into MSKRLAAILLGLSLAVAARYQLGTPLTPEQVEQYDLRPVVLPDGRGLPPGEGGVAEGERIYAEKCAACHGKSGEGYPFNRLVAEPFPITPQTESAQFAIGNYWQYPTTLFDYIRRAMPYGNAGSLNANEVYALVAWLLYQNGITDGSQPMNAQTLPKVEMPARALLQLDPETHKRFPWLELP; encoded by the coding sequence ATGTCTAAGCGGCTTGCGGCAATTTTGCTGGGGCTCAGCCTGGCCGTGGCGGCCCGTTACCAGCTGGGCACTCCCCTTACCCCGGAGCAGGTGGAACAGTACGACCTACGTCCGGTGGTGTTGCCCGATGGCCGGGGGCTCCCTCCCGGAGAGGGCGGGGTGGCCGAGGGAGAACGGATCTACGCGGAGAAATGCGCAGCCTGCCACGGGAAAAGCGGGGAGGGTTATCCATTCAATCGTCTGGTAGCCGAGCCCTTCCCCATCACCCCGCAGACCGAGTCCGCCCAGTTTGCCATCGGCAACTACTGGCAGTACCCGACCACCCTCTTCGACTACATCCGCCGGGCTATGCCCTACGGGAATGCAGGCAGCCTGAACGCCAACGAGGTATATGCGCTGGTAGCCTGGCTCTTGTACCAAAACGGCATCACCGACGGCAGCCAGCCGATGAATGCCCAGACCCTGCCCAAAGTGGAAATGCCCGCTCGAGCCCTGCTTCAGCTCGACCCCGAGACCCACAAGCGCTTCCCCTGGCTCGAGCTTCCCTGA
- the soxC gene encoding sulfite dehydrogenase has protein sequence MERRKFFRLLGGGMLLSPWLKAQAQPKAWEEKTLEPLKTLGTPLSEYGERSPFEAEVVRYISPNLRTRTSGADFAPLEKLNGVITPNGLHFERHHGGIPQVDPQAYRLVIHGKVEQPLMFTLEDLRRFPSTTRTYFIECAGNGQNGYRNPPDPNLTATRSRGLASNVSWTGVPLALLLKEAGLQPGARWLIPEGMDAVAYTRSLPLEKALEDVLVAYAQNGEALRPEQGYPVRLVVPGWEGSIQVKWLRRILVTDLPAMSKDETSEYTDVMADGKVLAFTWVMDPESIITYPSGLQRIQPGFHEIRGLAWSGYGRITKVEISFDEGKTWRQATLEPPVERYAFVRFKLPWYWNGQETILWSRAWDEAGHTQPSREEFFQKWGRNNRYHYNAIQAWRIALDGQVTNGDRSLGGVAQGPSGGCGGEVFDV, from the coding sequence ATGGAGCGGAGAAAGTTCTTTCGGCTGCTGGGGGGAGGGATGCTCCTCTCCCCTTGGCTCAAAGCCCAAGCCCAGCCTAAAGCCTGGGAGGAAAAGACCCTCGAGCCCCTGAAAACCCTGGGAACACCCCTCTCGGAATATGGAGAGCGCTCTCCTTTCGAGGCCGAGGTGGTGCGCTACATCTCCCCTAACCTGCGCACCCGAACCAGCGGGGCCGACTTCGCCCCGCTGGAAAAGCTCAATGGGGTCATCACCCCCAACGGCCTGCACTTCGAGCGGCACCACGGGGGGATACCGCAGGTGGACCCCCAGGCTTACCGGTTGGTGATTCACGGAAAGGTCGAGCAGCCGTTGATGTTCACGCTGGAAGACCTTAGACGCTTTCCCTCGACGACCCGCACCTACTTCATCGAGTGCGCAGGGAACGGGCAAAACGGCTACCGTAATCCACCCGACCCTAACCTCACCGCTACCCGCAGCCGGGGGCTGGCCTCCAATGTGAGCTGGACTGGGGTACCCCTAGCCCTGCTGCTAAAAGAGGCCGGACTCCAGCCCGGGGCCCGCTGGCTCATCCCCGAAGGGATGGATGCGGTGGCCTATACCCGCAGTCTTCCCCTCGAGAAAGCCCTCGAGGATGTGCTGGTAGCCTACGCCCAAAACGGAGAGGCCTTGCGCCCCGAGCAGGGCTATCCGGTACGGCTGGTGGTGCCGGGCTGGGAGGGAAGCATCCAGGTGAAGTGGCTACGGCGCATCCTGGTCACCGATCTGCCCGCCATGAGCAAGGACGAAACCAGCGAGTATACCGACGTGATGGCCGATGGCAAGGTCTTGGCCTTTACCTGGGTCATGGACCCCGAGTCCATCATCACCTATCCTTCGGGTTTGCAGCGCATTCAACCCGGATTCCACGAGATCCGGGGCCTGGCCTGGAGCGGGTATGGGCGCATCACCAAGGTGGAGATCTCTTTTGATGAGGGCAAGACCTGGCGGCAGGCCACCTTGGAGCCTCCCGTGGAACGCTACGCCTTCGTGCGCTTCAAGCTGCCCTGGTACTGGAATGGCCAGGAGACGATCCTATGGAGCCGGGCTTGGGACGAGGCAGGGCATACCCAGCCCAGCCGAGAGGAATTCTTCCAGAAGTGGGGCAGGAACAACCGCTACCACTACAATGCCATCCAGGCCTGGCGGATCGCTCTGGACGGCCAAGTGACCAACGGTGACCGCTCTCTGGGCGGGGTGGCCCAGGGTCCTTCCGGCGGCTGTGGCGGGGAGGTATTCGATGTCTAA
- a CDS encoding FAD-dependent oxidoreductase, which produces MSKFNRRQLLKAGATLTAASTLGNGAKAQQEFYATPLTPTLLPDRRKARVVVVGGGWGGTTVARKVKQQRPEAEVVLIEPKPLFMSCPMSNLFLAGIKPLEFLVFDYTNVVKDGVVFIQERVLDINRERRLVRTTGGYLAYDFLVLAPGIAYMYEAIPGYAEVRHLMPVGFKPFEHVALRRMLDQFDETGGELVMYIPNPPYRCPPGPYERAAMLAWRLKTKGVKGKVIVLDANPQPISKAPGFLAAYNDLYKNHLEYIPNTRITGLDYEKKLVKTELGDVPFTLADLIPPMKAAEIVRQVGLGERWANVQLPHFLSEKDERIYLVGDITGNTPYPKSGMIAYVSGNIVAKHIAERLGGKPLAEIPLMLPTNICYSFVDSEEAIWVSANYSWDEAAKQIKAQSAVDNQRSAANGTAAYGWAQSLWQDMFGPRA; this is translated from the coding sequence ATGTCCAAATTCAACCGTCGTCAACTGCTCAAAGCGGGGGCCACCCTCACCGCGGCCAGCACTCTAGGCAACGGGGCCAAAGCCCAGCAGGAGTTTTATGCCACCCCCCTTACCCCTACCCTGCTTCCCGATCGCCGCAAGGCCCGGGTGGTGGTGGTGGGTGGGGGCTGGGGCGGCACCACGGTGGCCCGCAAGGTCAAGCAACAACGCCCCGAGGCCGAGGTGGTGCTCATCGAGCCAAAGCCTTTGTTCATGTCGTGCCCCATGTCCAACCTCTTCTTGGCCGGGATAAAGCCCCTGGAGTTTCTGGTCTTCGATTACACCAACGTGGTCAAGGATGGGGTGGTATTCATTCAGGAGCGGGTGCTGGACATCAACCGGGAGCGGCGGCTGGTCCGGACCACCGGGGGTTACCTGGCCTACGACTTCTTAGTGCTCGCCCCAGGGATCGCCTACATGTACGAAGCCATTCCCGGCTATGCCGAGGTGCGCCACTTGATGCCGGTGGGCTTCAAGCCCTTCGAGCACGTAGCCCTGCGGCGTATGCTAGATCAGTTTGACGAAACCGGCGGGGAACTGGTCATGTACATTCCCAACCCCCCCTACCGCTGCCCCCCGGGACCCTACGAACGGGCAGCCATGCTGGCCTGGCGGCTCAAAACCAAAGGGGTAAAAGGCAAGGTCATCGTCTTGGACGCCAATCCCCAGCCCATCTCCAAAGCCCCCGGCTTCCTCGCCGCCTACAACGACCTCTACAAGAACCACCTCGAGTACATCCCCAACACCCGCATCACCGGCTTGGACTATGAGAAGAAGCTGGTGAAGACCGAACTGGGAGATGTGCCTTTCACCCTGGCCGACCTCATCCCCCCCATGAAGGCCGCCGAGATCGTCCGTCAGGTAGGGCTCGGCGAGCGCTGGGCCAACGTGCAACTCCCCCACTTCCTCTCCGAGAAAGACGAGCGCATCTATCTCGTAGGGGACATCACTGGCAACACCCCCTACCCCAAAAGCGGCATGATCGCCTACGTCTCTGGCAACATCGTAGCCAAACACATCGCCGAGCGGCTGGGCGGCAAACCCCTGGCCGAGATCCCCCTCATGCTGCCTACCAACATCTGCTATTCGTTCGTGGATTCGGAAGAAGCCATCTGGGTGTCGGCCAACTATTCCTGGGACGAAGCCGCAAAGCAGATTAAAGCGCAAAGCGCCGTAGATAACCAGCGCTCCGCAGCGAACGGCACCGCCGCCTACGGCTGGGCTCAGAGCCTTTGGCAAGACATGTTTGGCCCGCGGGCTTAG
- a CDS encoding translation initiation factor 2 has product MWIWTALLGLAWAQSVQVEVPGSLAQVENQALAALKANGLEPERVLNLGEQIRQVTGAPFPDYHLVVLKPEAGSQAAASKNPMAAIVLPPTVYVHAAKAGVTTVGTFDGRLLFNMLGVASPEIDGLVSRLEASLGQLGKLERIAPAMMPDPSSGMMPALLYFVSGAKAEDMVLLLEGELTARGLNLTPNLKVGPVTVIMPCKSEWARIMFNTQPAGGFAAPCRFFAVDMPGGALVGAIEPMLMTIMPGVMGSPAVAMLQEARKTITEVLESTGGVPYRPGQ; this is encoded by the coding sequence ATGTGGATTTGGACAGCGCTGCTGGGCTTGGCCTGGGCGCAGTCGGTTCAGGTTGAAGTGCCAGGGAGTCTGGCCCAGGTTGAAAACCAGGCCCTGGCTGCGTTGAAAGCCAACGGCCTCGAGCCGGAGCGGGTCTTGAACCTGGGAGAACAGATTCGGCAGGTCACCGGAGCTCCCTTCCCCGACTACCACCTGGTGGTGCTCAAGCCTGAGGCCGGGAGCCAAGCCGCTGCCTCCAAAAACCCCATGGCCGCCATCGTCCTCCCCCCTACCGTCTACGTGCACGCGGCCAAAGCTGGGGTGACCACGGTAGGAACCTTCGACGGGCGATTGCTGTTCAACATGCTGGGCGTGGCCAGCCCTGAAATCGATGGGCTCGTCTCTCGCCTCGAGGCCAGCTTGGGCCAGCTGGGCAAACTCGAGCGCATTGCCCCGGCCATGATGCCCGACCCCAGCTCGGGGATGATGCCGGCGCTACTCTACTTTGTGAGCGGGGCCAAGGCCGAGGACATGGTGCTTTTGCTCGAGGGGGAGCTCACCGCCCGCGGCCTCAACCTCACCCCCAATCTCAAAGTGGGACCGGTCACCGTGATCATGCCCTGCAAGAGCGAGTGGGCCCGGATCATGTTCAACACTCAGCCTGCCGGAGGGTTTGCCGCCCCGTGCCGCTTCTTCGCAGTGGACATGCCCGGCGGGGCCTTGGTGGGGGCCATCGAGCCCATGCTCATGACCATCATGCCCGGGGTTATGGGTTCACCCGCGGTGGCCATGCTCCAGGAAGCCCGTAAAACCATCACCGAGGTTCTGGAAAGCACCGGAGGGGTACCCTACCGTCCGGGCCAGTAA
- a CDS encoding rhodanese-like domain-containing protein, with protein sequence MLPRRQLLAILPLLPWAKAQAGREDWTVAFGKFIQQVPPASYLVYPTEARDLLIFDPFVLDVRTSEERQRGYIPHSAHIYAGEVPERLFELPKDHSALILVYCGSGSVSVVITAYLQALGYTNAKNIAHGFKGWLDAGLPVEGGKP encoded by the coding sequence ATGCTCCCCCGCCGGCAGCTTTTGGCCATCCTCCCGCTGCTTCCTTGGGCAAAGGCCCAGGCTGGGCGTGAGGACTGGACGGTGGCCTTTGGAAAGTTTATCCAGCAGGTACCCCCCGCCAGTTACCTGGTCTACCCTACCGAAGCCCGCGACTTGCTGATCTTTGATCCCTTTGTCCTGGACGTGCGCACCAGCGAGGAGCGGCAACGGGGCTATATCCCCCATTCGGCACATATCTACGCCGGGGAGGTACCCGAGCGGCTTTTTGAGTTGCCCAAGGACCATAGCGCGCTGATCTTGGTCTACTGCGGCAGTGGCAGCGTGAGCGTAGTGATCACAGCCTATCTGCAGGCGTTGGGCTATACCAACGCAAAGAATATCGCACACGGCTTCAAAGGCTGGCTGGATGCCGGCCTACCCGTGGAAGGAGGCAAGCCATGA
- the soxA gene encoding sulfur oxidation c-type cytochrome SoxA, which yields MRKSLPIALLLAASTTLFALSQQDQQEKPLDPFEEAMKQRQQYLQNFGILPGDLFASQGEELFYAKRGPKEKSLESCDFGLGPGKLEGAYARLPRYFPDTRKVEDLETRIVGCMERIQGFRPEEIKRDEVVALTTFVASKSSKAKMEVRPQHPAEIAMYTLGRELWYTRAGPRDMSCAICHDSYAGKRVRLSPVMSPKQGLGSEWPAYRFEEDRMYTFENRIQFCYTSVGIPAPDFYSQPQIALTMYILAEASKAGHSFQELPFFTR from the coding sequence ATGCGCAAAAGCCTGCCCATAGCCCTGTTGTTGGCCGCTAGCACAACCCTCTTCGCCCTGTCCCAACAAGACCAACAGGAAAAACCCCTCGATCCCTTCGAAGAGGCCATGAAGCAGCGTCAGCAATACCTGCAGAATTTCGGCATTCTTCCCGGAGACCTTTTTGCCTCGCAGGGAGAGGAGCTGTTTTACGCCAAACGGGGTCCCAAGGAAAAAAGCCTCGAAAGCTGCGACTTTGGCCTGGGACCGGGGAAGCTCGAGGGGGCTTATGCCCGCCTTCCCCGCTACTTCCCCGACACCCGAAAAGTAGAGGATCTGGAAACGCGCATCGTAGGTTGCATGGAGCGCATCCAAGGCTTCCGGCCCGAGGAGATCAAGCGTGACGAGGTGGTGGCGCTGACCACCTTTGTGGCTTCAAAGTCCAGCAAAGCCAAGATGGAGGTCCGTCCCCAACACCCCGCCGAGATCGCCATGTACACCCTGGGCCGGGAGCTTTGGTACACCCGCGCCGGACCCCGGGACATGAGTTGCGCGATCTGCCACGACAGCTATGCCGGGAAACGGGTCCGGCTTTCCCCGGTGATGAGCCCCAAGCAGGGTCTCGGAAGCGAGTGGCCGGCGTACCGCTTCGAGGAGGACCGGATGTACACCTTTGAAAACCGCATCCAGTTCTGTTACACCTCGGTGGGCATCCCAGCTCCCGACTTCTACTCCCAACCTCAGATCGCCCTAACCATGTACATCCTCGCCGAGGCCAGCAAGGCCGGGCATAGCTTCCAAGAGCTTCCTTTCTTCACCCGCTAG
- the soxX gene encoding sulfur oxidation c-type cytochrome SoxX — protein sequence MKQKAILIGVLAFLGLTTSQSGPFKARLESAVHSGGESYAQVLLSQDPAQQLCTQYRNQLPSALIPQFLQGQKALIRYPKTGKLLGDWQNGEKVFTDPKRGNCYACHQGDPKQLAYGTMGPSLTGYGSRGTSEGVLRYTYEKIYNSWAYVPCSLMYRGGVHGLFTPEETADLVAFLLDPHSPINQR from the coding sequence ATGAAGCAAAAAGCGATCCTGATCGGTGTCCTGGCCTTTTTAGGGCTGACTACTTCCCAGTCGGGTCCCTTTAAAGCCCGCCTCGAGAGCGCGGTGCACTCCGGTGGAGAGTCCTACGCCCAGGTGCTGCTGTCCCAAGACCCCGCCCAGCAGCTTTGTACCCAGTACCGCAACCAGCTCCCCAGCGCGCTTATCCCACAGTTCCTCCAAGGGCAAAAAGCCCTGATCCGCTACCCCAAGACCGGAAAGCTGCTGGGAGACTGGCAAAACGGGGAAAAGGTATTCACCGACCCTAAGCGGGGCAACTGCTATGCCTGCCACCAGGGCGATCCTAAGCAGCTGGCTTATGGAACCATGGGCCCGAGCCTCACCGGCTACGGAAGCCGGGGTACTTCGGAAGGGGTGCTACGCTACACCTATGAAAAAATCTACAACTCCTGGGCCTACGTACCCTGCTCGCTGATGTACCGCGGCGGCGTACACGGGCTGTTCACCCCGGAGGAAACAGCCGACTTGGTGGCGTTTTTGCTAGACCCCCATTCCCCCATCAACCAGAGGTGA